Proteins co-encoded in one Gossypium arboreum isolate Shixiya-1 chromosome 11, ASM2569848v2, whole genome shotgun sequence genomic window:
- the LOC108478113 gene encoding receptor-like protein 46, which produces MSLDISYNSIQGEIPGIGLRNLSELVYLDMRGNSFNGSIPLQLFHLANLEFLDLSDNMIEAVLPNEVVGLKSLKQLSLDANFIHRELLEEIGNLIELKKFTVPDNQISGRIPLSILQLRKLEVLNLQNNSFSLEIPADIGSLVNLTTLDLNKNRLSGEIPSSIQKMRKLETLQLENNMLSGEIPTWLFDLKEMKKLHLGGNKLAWNNNLAIEPKCKLSSLSLRSCSVKGQIPSWISNQTDLIYLAERNLGTIILSDNKLTSPLPSQLFQSRNLSVLALSKNNFFGELLKINTTSIMVLLLSENNFLGPLPKSISNIHRLLLLDLSKNSFSSNEFPAFGPDSLIAFVDVSYNDFSGKVRSDFGLFTVMFSLSQNGFYGPLPEIFSNLIMLEHLDLHDNNISGEFPAFFSQMSSLQVLNLRNNSIKGSISNDLSSFSSLRILDLSNNYLKGEIPQSLGNLIRMIETPDASLTLSEIFKFLVEIHDLIVNWKKAKQGLSIQNRDICTFLDLSKNRLSGEIPHSLGGLESLKLFNLSFNELSGKIPISFGDLESVETLDLSHNSLDGEIPGTFSKLLELNYLDLSNNKLGGKIPGGPQMDTLVDPKMYANNSGLCGVQIEVPCEEDLVPPGPPLRKKQEPMFSWMATGVGYPVGFLSSIAVMYVLGYFNTAPAYHRRGRRRSSLR; this is translated from the coding sequence ATGTCACTTGACATTTCCTACAATTCCATACAAGGTGAAATTCCAGGGATTGGATTGAGAAACTTGAGCGAGCTGGTGTATCTTGACATGAGAGGAAATAGTTTCAATGGTTCAATTCCTTTGCAGTTGTTTCATTTGGCCAACCTGGAATTCCTTGATCTAAGTGATAATATGATTGAAGCGGTGTTACCTAATGAGGTTGTTGGTCTTAAAAGCTTGAAACAATTGAGCTTGGATGCCAACTTCATTCATAGAGAGCTTCTTGAAGAGATTGGAAACCTCATTGAACTAAAGAAGTTTACAGTTCCTGATAATCAAATTTCTGGCAGGATTCCATTGTCAATATTGCAGCTAAGAAAGCTTGAAGTTCTAAACTTGCAGAACAACTCATTTTCCTTGGAAATTCCAGCTGATATTGGGAGCCTGGTGAATCTAACAACTTTAGACTTGAACAAGAACCGGTTGAGTGGCGAAATCCCATCATCGATACAGAAGATGAGGAAGCTGGAGACACTTCAACTAGAGAACAATATGCTGTCTGGTGAGATCCCAACATGGTTATTTGATCTCAAGGAAATGAAAAAGTTGCACCTTGGAGGAAACAAACTAGCATGGAACAACAATCTGGCTATCGAACCAAAATGTAAGTTATCTTCTTTATCATTGAGATCATGCAGTGTTAAGGGGCAGATTCCTAGCTGGATCTCTAATCAAACTGATCTTATTTACTTGGCTGAAAGAAATCTTGGAACTATTATTCTATCAGATAACAAACTCACAAGTCCTTTGCCATCTCAGTTGTTTCAATCTCGAAATCTATCGGTCCTTGCATTGTCAAAGAACAACTTTTTTGGGGAATTGCTAAAAATCAATACCACTTCAATTATGGTCCTCTTGCtctcagaaaataattttttagggCCCCTGCCAAAATCTATCTCCAATATCCACAGGTTGTTGCTACTGGACTTGTCAAAGAACAGCTTCTCTAGTAATGAATTTCCAGCATTTGGACCAGATAGCTTAATTGCTTTTGTTGATGTTTCTTACAACGATTTCTCCGGTAAAGTTCGTTCGGATTTCGGACTCTTTACGGTGATGTTTTCGTTAAGTCAAAACGGCTTTTACGGTCCATTGCCTGAAATTTTCAGCAATTTGATTATGCTTGAGCACCTTGATCTTCATGACAACAATATCAGTGGTGAATTTCCAGCTTTCTTCTCTCAAATGTCCTCTCTTCAAGTTCTTAATCTTAGGAACAATTCCATTAAAGGATCAATCTCCAATGATCTGTCAAGTTTCAGCAGTCTCAGAATCCTAGACCTCTCTAACAACTACCTCAAGGGTGAAATCCCTCAAAGCTTGGGAAACCTTATAAGGATGATTGAAACACCTGATGCCTCATTAACACTTTCTGAAATCTTCAAATTTCTAGTTGAAATCCATGATTTGATAGTAAATTGGAAGAAAGCAAAGCAGGGCCTTTCGATCCAAAACCGGGATATCTGTACATTTCTGGACTTGTCAAAGAACAGATTATCAGGAGAAATTCCACATTCATTAGGTGGTCTCGAAAGCTTGAAGCTATTTAACCTTTCATTCAATGAACTTTCAGGAAAAATCCCAATCAGTTTTGGTGATCTAGAGAGTGTCGAGACCTTGGATTTGTCACACAATAGCCTTGATGGTGAAATACCAGGGACATTTTCCAAGCTCCTGGAACTAAATTATTTAGACTTGAGCAACAACAAGCTTGGTGGTAAGATTCCTGGAGGACCTCAAATGGATACCTTGGTTGATCCAAAGATGTATGCCAATAACAGTGGACTATGTGGGGTGCAAATTGAGGTTCCTTGTGAAGAAGATTTGGTGCCACCGGGGCCACCATTGAGGAAGAAACAGGAACCAATGTTTTCATGGATGGCAACAGGGGTTGGGTACCCTGTTGGGTTCTTGTCTTCAATTGCagtgatgtatgttttaggttatTTCAACACTGCACCGGCGTATCACCGTCGGGGGCGCCGTCGTAGTTCCCTGAGGTGA